GTGAAGATCTTCCTGTTCATTTTTCTCTACATCTGGATCCGCGGCACGCTGCCGCGCTTCCGCTATGACCAACTGATGGCTTTCGGCTGGAAGGTGCTGTTGCCGATCGCCATCGCTAACCTGCTACTGACGAGCCTGCTCGTCGCGCGGTGGGGCTGATGCTGCACCAGGTGCTATTCCTCGTGTTCGCGTGCGTCTGCGTGGCGGCAGCGATCAACCTGCTGGCGCAGCGGCACCCCATCAACTCGGCGCTGTCGCTGATCGTGGTGATGGGCTCGCTCGCGCTGCTGTACCTGCTGCTGGGGGCGGAGTTCGTCGCCGCCGTGCAGGTCATCATCTACGCCGGCGCCATCATGGTGCTGTTCGTGTTCACCATCATGCTGCTGAACGCGGGTGAAGAAGAGCTGACGAAGGGCAGCCGCGTCGCGCTGGTCTTCGGCCTGCCGGCGGTCACGGTCATCGCGGGCGCGCTCGCCTACGTGGTCACGCGCAACACCGGCCAGGTCGCGCTGGGCGACTTCATCGGCGGCCCCAAGGAGATCGGACGGCTGCTCTTCCGCGACTTCCTGCTGCCCTTCGAAGTCACGTCGGTGCTGATCCTGATCGCCATCATGGGCGCGGTCGTGCTTGCCCGCCGGGAGGAGCGCTGATGGTCCCGACCTCCTGGTACCTGGTCCTGAGCGCCGTGCTGTTCTCCTGTGGCGTGGTCGGCTTTCTGCTGAAGCGCAACATCATCACCATCTTCATGTCCATCGAGCTGATGCTGAACGCGGTGAACCTGTCGTTCGTCGCGTTCGCCTACCAATGGAAGCAGCTCTCGGGTGAAGTGTTCGTCTTCTTCGTGATGGTGGTGGCGGCGGCGGAAGCCGCCGTCGGCCTGGCCATCATCATCTCGGTCTTCCGCACGCGCGAGACGCTGAACGTCGACAACGTGGACCTGCTGAAGCTATGACGCCGAACCTTCATCTCTGGCTCATCGTGCTGCTGCCGCTGGCGGGCGCGGCCGTCAATGGGCTGCTGGGCCGGCGCTTCCCCAAGCAGGCAGTGGCGGCGGTCGGCGTCGGGTTCTCCGGCGCGGCGTTCGCGTGGGCCCTGGTGGTGGCAACGCGCTTCGCCGGCCTTGCCAAGGTTCCCTACACGGAGACGCTCGCGCCCTGGATCAGGTCCGGCGCCTTCCAGGCGAACTTCGCCTTCTATCTCGACCAGCTCTCGCTGGTGATGCTGCTGGTCGTGACCGGGGTCGGCTTCCTCATCCACGTGTACTCGGTCGGGTACATGGAGCACGAGGGCGGGTACTACCGCTTCTTCAGCTACCTGAACCTCTTCATGTTCTTCATGCTGACGCTTGTGCTGGCGGACAACTACCTGCTGATGTTCGTCGGGTGGGAGGGGGTGGGGCTGGCGTCGTACCTGCTGATCGGCTTCTTCTTCCTGCGCGACTCGGCCGCCAACGCGGGCAAGAAGGCGTTCCTCGTGAACCGCGTCGGCGACTTCGGGTTCCTGCTGGGGATGTTCCTGCTGATCAAGAACTTCGGCACGCTGGATTTCGGGGGACCGGGCGGGGTCTTCGCAAGGGTCTCGCAGCTTCCCGTCGAGACCGCCGGCGCCGGCCTGCTGACCGCCGTCTCGCTGTTGCTGATGGTCGGCGCGACGGGCAAGTCGGCGCAGCTGCCGCTCTACGTGTGGCTGCCCGACGCGATGGAAGGCCCGACGCCGGTCAGCGCGCTCATCCACGCCGCGACCATGGTGACCGCGGGCATCTACATGATCGCGCGCTCCAACCCGATGTTCTCGCGCTCGCCGATCGCGCTCACGGTGGTCGCCATCATCGGCTGCCTGACCGCGCTGTTCGCCGCCACGATCGGCATGGCGCAGACCGACATCAAGCGCGTCCTGGCCTACTCCACCATCTCGCAGCTCGGTTACATGTTCATGGCCTGCGGCGTGGCCGCATACTCCGCCGGCATCTTCCACCTGATGACGCACGCCTTCTTCAAGGCGCTGCTGTTCCTCGCCGCCGGCTCGGTCATCCACGCGCTCTCCGGCGAACAGGACATGCGCCGCATGGGCGGCTTGCGCACGAAGATCCCGATCACCTTCTGGGTGATGACCGCCGGCACGTTCGCCATCGCCGGCTTCCCGCCGCTGGCGGGCTTCTTCTCCAAGGACCAGATCCTGTGGAAGGCGTGGTCGAGCCCGGCGCTGCGCCCGGTCGCGGGCGAAGGCCTGAACTACCTGCTGTGGGGGATTGCGCTGCTTACCGCGCTCCTGACGTCTTTCTACATGTTCCGGCTGTGGTTCCTGACGTTCTTCGGCGACTACCGTGGCGCGGCGCGCGAAGGCCGCGAGCACGCCGGCCACGGACACGGCGCCGCGCACGATGCCCACGGCCACGGCGAGCCGCACGAAAGTCCGTGGATCATGCT
Above is a genomic segment from Terriglobales bacterium containing:
- a CDS encoding NADH-quinone oxidoreductase subunit J, producing the protein MLHQVLFLVFACVCVAAAINLLAQRHPINSALSLIVVMGSLALLYLLLGAEFVAAVQVIIYAGAIMVLFVFTIMLLNAGEEELTKGSRVALVFGLPAVTVIAGALAYVVTRNTGQVALGDFIGGPKEIGRLLFRDFLLPFEVTSVLILIAIMGAVVLARREER
- the nuoL gene encoding NADH-quinone oxidoreductase subunit L, which gives rise to MTPNLHLWLIVLLPLAGAAVNGLLGRRFPKQAVAAVGVGFSGAAFAWALVVATRFAGLAKVPYTETLAPWIRSGAFQANFAFYLDQLSLVMLLVVTGVGFLIHVYSVGYMEHEGGYYRFFSYLNLFMFFMLTLVLADNYLLMFVGWEGVGLASYLLIGFFFLRDSAANAGKKAFLVNRVGDFGFLLGMFLLIKNFGTLDFGGPGGVFARVSQLPVETAGAGLLTAVSLLLMVGATGKSAQLPLYVWLPDAMEGPTPVSALIHAATMVTAGIYMIARSNPMFSRSPIALTVVAIIGCLTALFAATIGMAQTDIKRVLAYSTISQLGYMFMACGVAAYSAGIFHLMTHAFFKALLFLAAGSVIHALSGEQDMRRMGGLRTKIPITFWVMTAGTFAIAGFPPLAGFFSKDQILWKAWSSPALRPVAGEGLNYLLWGIALLTALLTSFYMFRLWFLTFFGDYRGAAREGREHAGHGHGAAHDAHGHGEPHESPWIMLAPLVLLAALSVVGGWVGIPHALGGHNQFDSFLAPVIQPTSEELPAAAEPGHPGAPANPADLEHERRMEWLLTIASVGAAALGLFFAWLLYWKRRDLPEKITATLGMLYAAVRDKYYVDEFYNTAVVRPLIGLSTYVFWRGVDVGLIDGTVNSAAQGAQDVSDGVRRMQSGNVRSYAGWIATGAACVLAYMIWLGVRR
- the nuoK gene encoding NADH-quinone oxidoreductase subunit NuoK, producing the protein MVPTSWYLVLSAVLFSCGVVGFLLKRNIITIFMSIELMLNAVNLSFVAFAYQWKQLSGEVFVFFVMVVAAAEAAVGLAIIISVFRTRETLNVDNVDLLKL